Proteins encoded within one genomic window of Ascaphus truei isolate aAscTru1 chromosome 8, aAscTru1.hap1, whole genome shotgun sequence:
- the LOC142502037 gene encoding LOW QUALITY PROTEIN: D(1C) dopamine receptor-like (The sequence of the model RefSeq protein was modified relative to this genomic sequence to represent the inferred CDS: inserted 1 base in 1 codon) encodes MENLSVYNVTIHVLHADLDLASTDLSLRALTGFLLFLLILSTLLGNTLVCLAVIKFRHLRSKVTNFFVISLAVSDLCVALLVMPWKAVTEVAGYWLFGDFCDTWIAFDIMCSTASILNLCIISLDRYWAIASPFRYERKMTQRVAFIMIGVAWTLSILISFIPVQLSWHKSQETEEEFNATNQTENCDSSLNRTYAISSSLISFYIPVVIMIGTYTRIYRIAQTQIRRISSLERAVEHAQSCHPDCPHENSLKTSFRKETKVLKTLSIIMGVFVFCWLPFFVLNCIVPFCHISLPGQSEPEPPCVSETTFNIFVWFGWANSSLNPVIYAFNADFRKAFTTILGCNRFCSSTNVEAVNFSNELVSYHHDTTFQKDVPATFNSSQLPNVVSRDQECLDGPCFDKVSVTSNSQVTRSHKNLLLPAGVQFECEAEIXLETITPFTSTGPLECHPHVMAENDRQYATNLYQNQ; translated from the exons ATGGAAAACCTCTCTGTTTACAATGTAACGATCCACGTGTTGCATGCAGATCTGGACTTGGCCAGCACGGATCTGAGCCTCCGAGCCCTCACCGGATTCCTCCTCTTCCTGCTGATCCTGTCCACCCTCCTGGGAAACACCCTGGTGTGCTTGGCGGTCATCAAGTTCAGGCACCTGCGCTCGAAGGTGACCAACTTCTTCGTGATCTCGTTGGCTGTCTCAGACCTCTGCGTGGCTCTGCTGGTGATGCCCTGGAAAGCGGTCACCGAGGTGGCCGGGTATTGGCTTTTTGGGGACTTCTGTGACACATGGATCGCATTTGACATAATGTGCTCCACAGCTTCCATCCTCAACCTCTGCATCATCAGCCTGGACCGGTATTGGGCTATAGCAAGTCCCTTTAGGTACGAAAGGAAAATGACCCAGAGGGTGGCTTTTATCATGATCGGTGTAGCCTGGACTTTATCGATCCTAATATCTTTCATACCAGTTCAGCTCAGCTGGCATAAGTCCCAAGAGACCGAGGAGGAGTTTAATGCCACCAACCAAACTGAGAACTGTGACTCCAGCCTGAACCGGACTTATGCCATATCCTCCTCCCTGATCAGCTTCTATATACCCGTTGTCATCATGATCGGCACCTACACCAGGATTTATCGGATTGCTCAGACCCAGATCAGGAGGATTTCATCTTTGGAGAGGGCGGTGGAGCACGCACAGAGCTGCCACCCTGACTGTCCACACGAGAACTCGTTGAAAACCTCATTCAGGAAAGAGACCAAAGTTCTCAAGACCTTGTCCATCATCATGGGGGTGTTTGTCTTCTGCTGGCTTCCCTTCTTTGTTCTGAACTGCATAGTTCCCTTCTGCCACATAAGTCTTCCAGGTCAAAGTGAACCCGAGCCCCCATGTGTAAGTGAGACCACTTTCAACATATTTGTGTGGTTTGGGTGGGCCAACTCCTCCTTGAACCCTGTGATTTATGCTTTTAATGCCGACTTCAGGAAAGCCTTCACCACTATCCTAGGATGCAATAGATTTTGTTCTAGCACCAATGTAGAGGCTGTAAACTTTAGCAATGAGCTGGTGTCCTACCATCATGACACCACCTTTCAGAAGGATGTCCCTGCAACCTTCAACAGCTCCCAACTACCCAATGTGGTGTCACGAGACCAGGAGTGCTTAGATGGACCTTGCTTTGACAAAGTATCAGTTACATCTAACTCACAGGTGACCAGAAGCCACAAGAACTTGCTTTTACCAGCAGGTGTCCAGTTTGAATGTGAAGCAGAGA TCCTTGAGACTATCACCCCGTTTACTTCCACGGGACCCCTTGAATGTCACCCACATGTAATGGCTGAGAATGACAGACAATATGCTACAAATCTATACCAGAACCAATAA